The following proteins are co-located in the Ascochyta rabiei chromosome 8, complete sequence genome:
- a CDS encoding Superoxide dismutase, which yields MHNFILAAGFAALVSAQSQVVEAPPPPPVLLSTTKSGVLPIIPSATGTPFAGVDTLQGAIISPLPPNPSYTGVLGPAPSQTNQPAATYVATLPDSMFNPLVGDAVQGTISAVGSSSGVEFIVNITNLPDQAAYGPFNWHIHTLPVPADGNCTATTGHLDPQNIGELYMCNPAAPATCQVGDLAGKHGGKISTPGSFSTSFVDHFLSTEQGSPAFFGGLAFVLHTRNTSRITCANFQMHGGAGNATAGNGTIGGNATATSSGGLPEYTGAAGRLTVGAAAVVAGFAVALL from the coding sequence ATGCACAACTTCATCCTCGCCGCAGGCTTCGCAGCCCTAGTTTCGGCTCAGTCACAGGTCGTCGAGGCACCACCCCCTCCGCCTGTCCTCCTGTCAACAACAAAGTCTGGTGTCCTTCCCATCATCCCCTCGGCAACTGGCACCCCCTTTGCAGGCGTCGACACCCTCCAGGGCGCCATCATCTCGCCTCTCCCCCCCAACCCCAGCTACACTGGTGTCCTCGGTCCCGCACCCTCGCAGACCAACCAGCCGGCTGCCACCTATGTTGCCACCCTCCCCGACTCCATGTTCAACCCCCTAGTCGGCGACGCAGTCCAAGGCACCATCTCCGCCGTTGGCTCATCCTCGGGCGTCGAATTCATCGTCAACATCACCAACCTGCCCGACCAAGCCGCCTACGGGCCCTTCAACTGGCACATCCATACGCTCCCTGTGCCTGCCGACGGCAACTGCACCGCGACAACGGGCCACCTAGACCCTCAGAATATTGGCGAGCTGTACATGTGCAACCCGGCCGCGCCCGCTACGTGTCAAGTCGGCGACCTGGCAGGCAAGCACGGCGGCAAGATCTCGACGCCCGGCAGCTTCAGCACCAGCTTCGTCGACCACTTCCTCAGCACCGAGCAGGGCAGCCCGGCCTTCTTTGGCGGCCTGGCCTTTGTCCTGCATACGCGCAACACCTCCAGGATCACCTGCGCCAACTTTCAGATGCACGGTGGCGCTGGGAACGCCACAGCCGGTAATGGCACCATTGGTGGCAATGCGACGGCGACGAGCTCGGGTGGCTTGCCCGAGTACACGGGCGCGGCGGGTCGCTTGACGGTCGGTGCGGCGGCTGTTGTTGCTGGGTTTGCTGTTGCTTTGCTGTAG
- a CDS encoding AAA ATPase cdc48 has product MSAEPDHATQKPDLSKDPSGAEPKTEDEIATAILKKKKKPNSLIVTDAVNDDNSIIALSNNTMETLQLFRGDTVLVKGKKRKDTVLIVLADDDLDDGSARINRVVRHNLRVKHGDVITIHPCPDIKYAKRIAVLPIADTVEGITGSLFDVFLAPYFREAYRPVRQGDTFTARGGMRQVEFKVVEVDPPEFGIVAQDTVIHCEGEPIQREDEEGNLNEVGYDDIGGCRKQMAQIRELVELPLRHPQLFKSIGIKPPRGILMYGPPGTGKTLMARAVANETGAFFFLINGPEIMSKMAGESESNLRKAFEETEKNSPAIIFIDEIDSIAPKRDKTNGEVERRVVSQLLTLMDGMKARSNVVVMAATNRPNSIDPALRRFGRFDREVDIGIPDPTGRLEIMQIHTKNMKLGDDVDLQVIAAETHGYVGSDLASLCSEAAMQQIREKMDLIDLDEDTIDAEVLDSLGVTMENFRFALGISNPSALREVAVVEVPNVRWEDIGGLEEVKRELIESVQYPVDHPEKFLKFGMSPSRGVLFYGPPGTGKTLLAKAVANECAANFISVKGPELLSMWFGESESNIRDIFDKARAAAPCVVFLDELDSIAKSRGGSQGDAGGASDRVVNQLLTEMDGMTSKKNVFVIGATNRPEQLDNALCRPGRLDTLVYVPLPDQASRVSILKAQLRKTPVASDIDIDFIASNTHGFSGADLGFVTQRAVKLAIKQSIALDIERRKALADKGEDVDMEDEGEDAVPELTKAHFEEAMRSARRSVTDVEIRRYEAFAQSMKNSGGSSFFRFPDGEQASNEQNTFGNAGEDEDLYN; this is encoded by the exons ATGTCCGCCGAGCCAGACCACGCAACGCAGAAGCCGGATCTGTCCAA GGACCCTTCAGGCGCCGAGCCCAAGACC GAAGATGAGATCGCAACTGCCATCctcaagaagaagaagaagcccaACTCCCTCAT TGTCACCGACGCCGTCAACGATGACAACTCCATCATCGCCCTCTCAAACAACACCATGGAGACACTCCAGCTCTTCCGTGGTGACACTGTCCTCGTCAAGggcaagaagcgcaaggACACAGTCTTGATTGTGCTTGCAGACGACGACCTCGATGACGGCTCAGCGCGGATAAACCGCGTTGTTCGCCACAACTTGCGCGTTAAGCACGGCGATGTTATCACCATCCACCCTTGCCCAGACATCAAATAC GCCAAGCGCATCGCAGTCCTTCCTATCGCAGACACAGTCGAGGGCATCACCGGCTCATTATTCGACGTTTTCCTGGCCCCATACTTCCGCGAAGCCTACCGACCTGTACGACAGGGCGACACATTCACCGCGCGCGGTGGCATGCGACAAGTTGAGTTCAAGGTTGTAGAGGTCGATCCGCCAGAGTTCGGTATCGTCGCACAAGATACCGTCATCCACTGCGAGGGCGAGCCGATCCAGCGCGAAGATGAAGAGGGCAACCTTAATGAGGTCGGCTATGACGACATCGGTGGCTGCCGCAAACAGATGGCACAGATCCGTGAGCTTGTCGAGCTGCCGCTAAGGCATCCCCAGCTCTTCAAGTCGATCGGTATCAAGCCGCCGCGTGGTATCCTCATGTACGGCCCTCCTGGTACCGGTAAGACGCTGATGGCCCGTGCCGTTGCCAACGAGACCGGAGCTTTCTTCTTCCTGATCAACGGTCCCGAGATCATGTCCAAAATGGCTGGTGAGTCGGAGTCGAACCTGCGCAAGGCGTTCGAGGAGACCGAGAAGAACTCGCCCGCGATCATCTTCATCGATGAGATCGATTCTATCGCCCCCAAGCGTGACAAGACCAACGGTGAGGTTGAGCGCCGTGTCGTTTCGCAGCTGCTCACCCTCATGGACGGCATGAAGGCACGCTCCAACGTTGTTGTCATGGCCGCCACCAACCGACCCAACTCGATCGACCCTGCCCTTCGTCGTTTCGGCCGCTTCGACCGTGAGGTCGACATCGGCATTCCCGACCCTACAGGCCGTCTCGAGATTATGCAGATCCACACCAAGAACATGAAGCTCGGCGACGACGTCGACCTCCAGGTCATTGCCGCTGAGACGCACGGTTACGTCGGTTCCGATCTGGCATCTCTCTGCTCCGAGGCTGCCATGCAGCAGATTCGTGAGAAGATGGACCTGATCGATCTTGATGAGGACACAATCGACGCTGAGGTGCTCGACTCGCTTGGTGTTACCATGGAGAACTTCCGCTTTGCCCTTGGTATCTCCAACCCCTCTGCTCTCCGCGAGGTCGCTGTCGTCGAGGTTCCCAACGTCCGATGGGAGGACATTGGTGGTCTCGAGGAGGTCAAGCGCGAGCTCATCGAGTCCGTGCAGTACCCCGTCGACCACCCCGAGAAGTTCCTCAAGTTCGGCATGTCGCCCTCGCGTGGTGTGCTGTTCTACGGTCCTCCCGGTACTGGTAAGACGCTGCTCGCCAAGGCTGTTGCCAACGAGTGCGCTGCCAACTTCATCTCGGTCAAGGGTCCTGAACTGCTTTCCATGTGGTTCGGTGAATCTGAGAGCAACATCCGAGACATCTTCGACAAGGCCCGCGCCGCCGCTCCTTGCGTTGTCTTCCTTGACGAGCTTGATTCCATTGCCAAGTCGCGTGGTGGATCTCAGGGCGATGCCGGCGGTGCTTCCGACCGTGTTGTCAACCAGTTGCTGACCGAGATGGACGGTATGACATCGAAGAAGAACGTTTTCGTCATCGGTGCCACCAACCGACCGGAGCAGCTCGACAATGCGCTGTGCCGTCCCGGACGTCTCGACACCCTCGTCTACGTCCCTCTGCCCGACCAGGCCTCGCGTGTCAGCATCCTGAAGGCCCAGCTCCGCAAGACACCGGTTGCGTCGGACATTGACATCGACTTCATCGCGTCCAACACACACGGCTTCTCTGGTGCCGATCTTGGGTTCGTCACACAGCGTGCTGTCAAGCTCGCCATCAAGCAGTCGATTGCTCTTGACATTGAGCGCCGCAAGGCTCTCGCCGACAAGGGTGAGGACGTTGATATGGaggacgagggcgaggacgCTGTTCCCGAGCTCACCAAGGCGCACTTCGAGGAGGCGATGCGCTCTGCTCGTCGCTCCGTTACGGATGTCGAGATCCGGCGCTACGAGGCGTTTGCACAGTCGATGAAGAACTCGGGCGGCTCGAGCTTCTTCCGCTTCCCTGACGGGGAGCAGGCGTCGAATGAGCAGAACACGTTCGGCAACGCCGGGGAAGACGAGGATCTGTACAACTAG
- a CDS encoding 5'-(N(7)-methylguanosine 5'-triphospho)-[mRNA] hydrolase: protein MTMTNTKMTLVDWLDDLCVRFIVNLPQEELLSVERICFQIEEAQWFYEDFIRPLDPHCLPSMHLRKFSQLMFQHCPLFSAYSAELHQQAYDQFLAYKTRVPVRGAIMLNQDMTHAVLVKGWKKGAKWSFPRGKINKEENDLDCAVREVWEETGYDLNQASLVLPEHQMKSITVTMREQSMMLYVFRGVPMDTYFEPRTRKEISKIDWYKLTDLPTVRRKNQAQQHGTGQDLIKENSFYMVAPFLGPLRAWIKLQHKLDKQRARVGQHVAPPPAITDDDDFQPERYDATGNEGTAQPAAQPLDDDNFANLVARLGQAQTPSELAAQSLPSVDPAAELKKLLSVGRGPAAPVEAPGIQPQANPLLALLQGNSGPRGSSGSLPQTPYEQIVHTPMQPPQSPHGQHHPLPPQMGPPPPFPFPPQQNMHFQGSPQHPQDMPLHLPQHFMPPPPPPNQNFQQQQSFGQPPPLQEQITGAHGRPEAPHASGLPTPKLTAHALGLLNSFRISEQKPTPPQAHASSLQQPQYSTPRLQQPHPQYPPHELVSPPHVMSPPTFQSPPLSQPQPKPRTVHQDSLLTLFSATPPAKSPAPAEPAELSAYPLTPGFVQAQPSTGQGNPPNQTLLDLFSTKPKTGLTSATVNGPVNAPDFDTVKRRNRPSINGNSRGPSPATQVPMARVGSEVTVIAASKHAQQAHGDVCAAPAPAFQPQILKRSQQAAPAPGHTAHAQGLLDMFKGPSPQLAAAQPAVIPAPTAQAQGMLNTLKGPSPQPAAARPAQAQGLLDMFKGSPQTKPAQPATTLPASGAPPTAQAQGLLNIFQNPSPQPFAHPAQVRSVASPATLAAQPTSFHRRESVASDQRNALLGLFSKPSPQPTARVPMQQSHSPLPFSRTPNPPTPKTAMSGLVSPVSPMQQGSRTGTPADLASRSRISSIGEPTPGQSEVPVLQGPGFSLVGAKARESDAKSPVDKTFLLGFLEDVARRGR, encoded by the coding sequence ATGACCATGACCAATACCAAGATGACGCTCGTTGACTGGCTCGACGACCTGTGCGTGCGCTTCATCGTCAACCTGCCGCAGGAGGAGCTGCTCTCCGTCGAGCGCATCTGCTTCCAGATCGAAGAGGCCCAATGGTTCTACGAAGACTTCATCCGCCCGCTGGACCCCCACTGCCTGCCCTCGATGCACCTGCGCAAGTTCTCCCAGCTCATGTTCCAGCACTGCCCGCTGTTCTCGGCCTACTCGGCCGAGCTGCACCAGCAGGCCTACGACCAGTTCCTCGCCTACAAGACCCGCGTCCCCGTCCGCGGCGCCATCATGCTCAACCAGGACATGACCCACGCCGTCCTCGTCAAGGGCTGGAAGAAGGGCGCCAAGTGGAGCTTCCCGCGCGGCAAGATCAACAAGGAGGAGAACGACCTGGACTGCGCCGTTCGCGAGGTCTGGGAGGAGACGGGCTACGACCTCAACCAAGCCAGCCTCGTCCTGCCCGAGCACCAGATGAAGAGCATCACCGTCACCATGCGCGAGCAGAGCATGATGCTCTACGTCTTCCGCGGCGTCCCCATGGACACGTACTTTGAGCCCCGCACACGCAAGGAGATCTCCAAGATCGACTGGTACAAGCTGACGGACCTGCCCACCGTGCGCCGCAAGAACCAGGCCCAGCAGCACGGCACTGGCCAGGACCTCATCAAGGAGAACAGTTTCTACATGGTCGCTCCCTTCCTGGGTCCCCTGAGGGCCTGGATCAAGCTGCAGCACAAGCTCGACAAGCAACGGGCCCGTGTCGGGCAACACGTGGCACCGCCGCCCGCCATAACCGATGACGACGATTTCCAGCCCGAGCGGTACGATGCCACAGGCAACGAGGGCACTGCGCAACCTGCTGCACAGCCCCTTGACGACGACAACTTCGCCAACCTCGTCGCGCGACTCGGACAAGCCCAGACCCCGAGCGAGTTAGCAGCCCAGTCGTTGCCTTCTGTCGATCCCGCGGCAGAGCTCAAGAAACTGCTGAGTGTGGGCAGAGGACCAGCTGCACCTGTAGAGGCACCGGGCATTCAGCCTCAGGCAAACCCGCTGCTAGCCCTGCTGCAAGGGAACAGCGGCCCCAGAGGATCCTCAGGCTCTCTGCCCCAGACACCATACGAGCAGATCGTGCACACGCCAATGCAACCCCCTCAGAGTCCACATGGCCAGCACCACCCTTTGCCGCCGCAGATGGGTCCCCCGCCTCCGTTCCCCTTCCCACCGCAACAGAACATGCATTTCCAGGGATCGCCACAGCACCCGCAAGACATGCCATTGCACCTTCCACAGCACTTCATGCcaccgcctccgcctcctAATCAGAActtccagcagcagcaaagcTTCGGCCAGCCACCGCCTTTGCAAGAACAAATCACCGGTGCGCATGGCAGGCCAGAAGCACCCCATGCGTCTGGTTTGCCCACGCCAAAGCTTACTGCTCACGCTCTGGGTTTGCTGAACTCGTTCAGAATCAGCGAACAGAAGCCCACCCCACCGCAAGCTCATGCCTCGTCGCTGCAGCAGCCTCAGTACAGCACACCGAGACTGCAGCAGCCGCACCCACAGTATCCACCTCACGAACTCGTGTCTCCTCCACACGTGATGAGCCCGCCCACATTTCAGTCACCTCCACTGAGCCAACCACAGCCAAAGCCAAGGACTGTGCATCAAGACTCATTGCTCACGCTTTTCAGTGCGACGCCGCCGGCGAAGTCTCCCGCACCAGCAGAGCCAGCAGAGCTCTCGGCATACCCGTTAACTCCCGGCTTCGTTCAGGCGCAGCCATCAACAGGCCAAGGCAACCCTCCAAACCAAACCCTGCTCGACCTCTTCAGCACCAAGCCCAAGACTGGACTCACCTCGGCTACCGTCAATGGACCGGTCAATGCGCCCGACTTCGATACGGTGAAGAGACGCAACCGACCATCCATCAACGGCAACTCTCGCGGGCCTTCTCCTGCGACTCAAGTCCCAATGGCACGAGTTGGGTCGGAAGTGACTGTTATTGCTGCCTCGAAACACGCTCAACAGGCCCACGGAGACGTATGCGCAGCGCCGGCGCCGGCTTTCCAGCCACAGATCCTGAAGCGATCTCAGCAGGCTGCACCAGCCCCTGGACATACGGCGCACGCACAGGGCCTGTTGGACATGTTCAAGGGCCCATCACCCCAACTTGCAGCTGCTCAACCTGCCGTTATACCTGCTCCCacagcacaagcacaaggtATGCTCAATACGCTCAAAGGACCTTCTCCTCAGCCAGCAGCTGCCCGGCCGGCCCAAGCCCAAGGTCTTCTAGACATGTTCAAGGGATCTCCTCAAACAAAGCCTGCACAACCTGCGACGACGCTGCCTGCATCTGGTGCACCCCCAACAGCTCAGGCCCAAGGACTTCTGAACATCTTCCAGAACCCTTCCCCACAACCATTCGCTCATCCCGCACAAGTACGATCCGTCGCGTCCCCCGCTACCCTTGCGGCGCAGCCCACCTCCTTTCACAGGCGCGAGTCTGTCGCATCAGACCAGCGCAACGCTCTCCTTGGCCTCTTCAGCAAGCCGTCGCCGCAGCCCACAGCCCGCGTACCCATGCAGCAGTCGCACAGCCCGCTGCCATTCAGCCGGACGCCGAACCCACCGACGCCCAAGACCGCCATGTCCGGCCTCGTCAGCCCCGTCAGTCCGATGCAGCAGGGCAGTCGCACTGGCACGCCTGCCGATCTGGCGAGCAGGAGCCGCATCTCGAGCATCGGCGAGCCTACACCGGGGCAATCTGAGGTGCCAGTTCTGCAGGGCCCGGGCTTTAGCTTGGTGGGTGCGAAAGCGAGGGAGAGCGACGCGAAGAGCCCTGTGGATAAGACGTTTTTGCTTGGGTTCTTGGAGGACGTGGCGCGGCGTGGGCGGTGA